A window of the Hordeum vulgare subsp. vulgare chromosome 5H, MorexV3_pseudomolecules_assembly, whole genome shotgun sequence genome harbors these coding sequences:
- the LOC123451985 gene encoding BTB/POZ and MATH domain-containing protein 2-like encodes MANNFTSLVNKPITETSSRCLTESVTTAHNFEVTSYSLLQGMGARKFISSSKFSNSGYGWNMIIYPDGLHEDTGAYMSAFLCFCSGTTDAKVKYTFSLLEKDGEVNNLESATYTFKQVGGCWGWGKFIANSKLKELLSRNGDCFTIRCVLTVVKEPHTEDSTLIVPVPQSDLHTHFATMLKDGEGMDVTFSVHDQLFNAHKCVLAARSYVFKAELFGQMKETTMKHIKIDDMEPSIFEALLHFIYTDTLPSNCDVDQNVTLQHLLVAADRYGLDRLKAICEGKLCKRIDVQTVATTLALAEQHQTVQLKNACLRYLSSQGVLRAVKETDGFRHLTTSCPSIMVDILDIVTPPSVV; translated from the coding sequence ATGGCCAACAACTTCACTTCTTTGGTTAACAAGCCCATTACCGAGACCTCCTCGAGATGCCTGACAGAGTCCGTCACCACCGCCCACAACTTTGAGGTGACTAGCTACTCGCTGCTCCAGGGTATGGGTGCCCGTAAGTTCATCAGCTCAAGCAAGTTCAGCAACAGCGGTTACGGCTGGAACATGATAATATATCCTGATGGATTGCATGAGGATACAGGTGCCTACATGTCGGCCTTCTTGTGTTTCTGCAGTGGGACAACAGATGCAAAGGTGAAGTACACTTTTAGTTTACTGGAGAAAGATGGAGAAGTTAATAATCTAGAGAGTGCGACATATACCTTTAAGCAAGTAGGTGGTTGCTGGGGCTGGGGCAAGTTTATTGCGAACTCCAAGCTTAAGGAACTGCTATCCCGCAATGGCGACTGCTTCACAATCAGATGTGTTTTGACCGTCGTGAAAGAGCCTCACACAGAAGATAGCACACTCATAGTCCCAGTTCCGCAGTCGGATCTGCACACACACTTTGCAACCATGTTGAAGGATGGAGAAGGCATGGATGTGACATTCAGTGTCCATGATCAACTTTTCAATGCACACAAATGCGTGTTAGCTGCGCGATCATACGTCTTCAAGGCCGAGCTCTTTGGTCAAATGAAAGAGACCACCATGAAACACATCAAGATTGATGACATGGAGCCTTCCATCTTTGAGGCACTCCTCCACTTCATATACACGGATACTCTGCCAAGCAACTGTGATGTTGATCAGAATGTGACATTGCAGCACTTGTTGGTTGCCGCAGATCGCTATGGACTGGACAGGCTAAAGGCTATCTGTGAAGGGAAACTATGCAAGAGAATTGATGTGCAGACAGTTGCAACCACCCTTGCTTTAGCGGAACAGCACCAGACCGTGCAACTCAAGAATGCTTGTCTCAGATACCTTTCTTCACAGGGCGTGCTTCGAGCTGTCAAGGAGACCGATGGATTCAGGCACCTCACAACAAGCTGCCCATCAATCATGGTGGACATTTTAGACATAGTCACCCCACCTTCAGTAGTATGA